In Actinomyces radicidentis, one genomic interval encodes:
- a CDS encoding hemolysin family protein has translation MSDWLMILVGVLLTAGTAVFVAAEFSLVALDPSTVETRAANGEKRAASVRGALGRLSTLLSGAQVGITLTTILLGYTMQDSLAELLTQALGHWVAESLAAGISVAVALVVVNAFSMVFGELIPKNVTLSDPMRAAGLVTPFLSAFTTVLKPVIAVLNGSANAVLHRLGIEPAEELSGTRSAGELAALVRHSAEEGTLDVSTATLLTRSIGVGSLTAVDVMTDRGRLHALAEDDTADVVVSLARETGHSRFPVFGDDVDDVLGVVHLRRAIAVPFEKRSQVPVTSSSLMTEAPRVPETMPLASLLVELRAAGSQMAIVVDEYGGTTGVVTLEDAVEEIVGDVADEHDRRRAGAHLEPTGDWVAPGWMRPDELATRAGIHVPDDGPYETLAGLVMTELGRIPQIGDRVAAGDAELLVEAMEGRRVTRLRVIPASDDKQGDAAAERSGRAPRRGAGEERR, from the coding sequence GTGAGCGACTGGCTCATGATCCTCGTCGGCGTGCTCCTCACGGCCGGCACCGCCGTCTTCGTCGCCGCCGAGTTCTCCCTCGTCGCCCTGGACCCCTCCACGGTCGAGACCCGCGCCGCCAACGGCGAGAAGCGCGCCGCCTCCGTCCGCGGCGCCCTCGGACGCCTGTCCACCCTGCTCTCCGGCGCCCAGGTCGGCATCACCCTGACCACGATCCTCCTCGGCTACACGATGCAGGACTCCCTCGCCGAGCTCCTCACGCAGGCCCTCGGCCACTGGGTGGCCGAGTCCCTCGCCGCCGGGATCTCCGTCGCCGTCGCCCTCGTCGTCGTCAACGCCTTCTCCATGGTCTTCGGCGAGCTCATCCCGAAGAACGTCACCCTTTCCGACCCCATGCGGGCCGCCGGGCTCGTCACCCCCTTCCTCTCAGCCTTCACCACCGTGCTCAAGCCCGTCATCGCGGTCCTCAACGGCTCGGCCAACGCCGTGCTCCACCGCCTGGGCATCGAGCCCGCCGAGGAGCTGAGCGGCACCCGCTCCGCCGGGGAGCTGGCCGCCCTCGTGCGCCACAGCGCCGAGGAGGGCACCCTCGACGTCTCCACGGCCACCCTGCTCACCCGCTCCATCGGCGTCGGCAGCCTCACCGCCGTCGACGTCATGACCGACCGCGGCCGTCTCCACGCCCTCGCCGAGGACGACACGGCCGACGTCGTCGTCAGCCTCGCCCGCGAGACCGGCCACTCCCGCTTCCCCGTCTTCGGCGACGACGTCGACGACGTCCTCGGCGTCGTCCACCTGCGCCGCGCCATCGCCGTGCCCTTCGAGAAGCGGAGCCAGGTGCCCGTCACCTCCTCCTCGCTCATGACGGAGGCGCCGCGCGTCCCCGAGACCATGCCCCTGGCCTCCCTGCTCGTCGAGCTCCGGGCCGCCGGCAGCCAGATGGCGATCGTCGTCGACGAGTACGGCGGCACCACCGGCGTCGTCACCCTCGAGGACGCCGTCGAGGAGATCGTCGGGGACGTCGCCGACGAGCACGACCGCCGCCGCGCCGGCGCCCACCTCGAGCCCACCGGCGACTGGGTCGCGCCCGGCTGGATGCGCCCCGACGAGCTCGCCACCCGCGCCGGCATCCACGTGCCCGACGACGGCCCCTACGAGACCCTCGCCGGCCTCGTCATGACCGAGCTCGGCCGCATCCCGCAGATCGGCGACCGCGTCGCCGCCGGGGACGCCGAGCTCCTCGTCGAGGCCATGGAGGGGCGCCGCGTCACCCGCCTGCGCGTCATCCCGGCCTCCGACGACAAGCAGGGTGACGCCGCGGCGGAGCGCTCGGGCCGAGCGCCCCGCCGCGGCGCGGGGGAGGAGCGCCGATGA